Proteins encoded by one window of Paenibacillus urinalis:
- a CDS encoding ABC transporter permease, whose translation MGEELWISYAAAAIRLSIPLLLAAIGVLFMSKSGILNIGMEGMVLIGALAGVVGAYYGGNVWAGLAAGVLVCGLVGIIFAFLTVTTGADQVIIGTALNLLGLGLTTVFGRSLLGMGTETIQVEAVPVPHIPLLQNIPWIGPAVFEQNLLAYLAFLLVPITSVVLYRTRWGLTVRAVGENPLATDTLGVRVHRVRYTCCLIGGMLAGLAGCALSLGILNQFTENMVAGRGFIALSAVIFGRWTPAGTMGASLLFGGADALQLRVQSFGIEIPYQFMLMFPYLLTMLALAWFSGKARQPAATGKPYKSAANRHA comes from the coding sequence ATGGGTGAAGAGCTGTGGATCAGTTATGCAGCTGCCGCAATCCGGCTCTCGATACCTCTGCTTCTGGCTGCAATCGGAGTGCTGTTCATGTCCAAGAGTGGAATTCTGAACATCGGTATGGAGGGCATGGTGCTGATCGGGGCGCTGGCTGGAGTGGTGGGTGCGTACTATGGCGGTAATGTATGGGCCGGGCTTGCTGCTGGAGTTCTGGTCTGCGGCTTGGTTGGTATCATCTTCGCTTTCTTGACTGTAACGACCGGAGCGGACCAGGTCATCATCGGCACGGCGCTGAATCTTCTCGGTCTTGGTCTGACAACAGTCTTTGGCAGGAGTCTTCTGGGGATGGGTACAGAAACAATTCAGGTTGAAGCGGTTCCCGTGCCTCATATCCCACTTCTGCAGAATATACCCTGGATCGGCCCCGCTGTATTTGAGCAAAATCTGCTGGCTTACCTCGCATTTTTACTGGTTCCGATCACAAGTGTTGTCTTATACCGAACCCGCTGGGGACTGACGGTCCGCGCTGTAGGCGAGAACCCGCTTGCGACAGATACGCTCGGGGTCAGGGTGCATCGGGTTCGCTATACCTGCTGTCTCATTGGCGGTATGCTCGCAGGTCTTGCAGGCTGTGCGCTGTCACTCGGCATTCTGAATCAATTCACGGAGAATATGGTAGCGGGCAGAGGCTTTATCGCACTATCGGCTGTCATCTTCGGCCGCTGGACACCCGCGGGGACAATGGGAGCTTCCTTATTATTTGGAGGAGCTGATGCGCTTCAGCTTCGCGTCCAGTCCTTTGGCATTGAGATTCCTTACCAGTTCATGCTGATGTTTCCTTATCTTCTGACCATGCTTGCACTGGCCTGGTTCTCAGGTAAGGCAAGACAGCCGGCAGCGACAGGCAAGCCTTATAAAAGTGCAGCCAATCGTCATGCATAA
- a CDS encoding BMP family protein: MLNRRFHLLCTLILAVAVLLAGCGGAAESGQSEEAAAGSSTAATEANQPLKVALLTPGPVNDNGWNATAYKGLKQMESELGAEVQYSEKVAQSDMAEFIRGYGTDGYDVVIGHGFEFAEPMMSVAGEYPDTWFLVTSATVSQSPNVASISINNREQGYLMGTVAALMSESGTVAAIGGQEIPPITNSVKGFEEGAKAAVPDINVLTTMTGSSDDVAKAKETAISLIEKGADVVMTNANQAGMGGIDAAKQEGVLAIGSNEDLNPVAPDTVITSVIQDYPTAMTAAVKSIMERTMKAEPMSLGVKEGAVYMSPYHGFEEKMTPEIKDQVQATIDALKSGEILVQNE; this comes from the coding sequence ATGTTGAATAGACGATTCCACTTGTTGTGTACGTTGATCCTAGCTGTTGCTGTTCTGCTCGCAGGGTGCGGCGGTGCTGCAGAAAGCGGGCAGAGCGAGGAGGCAGCGGCAGGCTCCAGTACCGCTGCTACAGAAGCGAATCAGCCGCTTAAGGTCGCTCTGCTCACGCCGGGTCCAGTAAATGATAACGGATGGAATGCCACGGCGTATAAAGGGCTCAAGCAGATGGAGAGCGAGCTTGGTGCGGAAGTGCAGTATTCCGAGAAGGTTGCCCAGTCTGATATGGCGGAGTTTATTCGTGGGTATGGGACAGATGGATATGACGTCGTCATCGGTCATGGATTTGAATTCGCGGAACCCATGATGTCTGTTGCCGGGGAGTATCCAGATACCTGGTTTTTGGTTACCAGCGCTACGGTGAGTCAAAGCCCGAATGTCGCTTCCATCAGTATCAACAATCGGGAGCAGGGTTATCTGATGGGAACGGTAGCGGCTTTGATGTCTGAATCGGGGACAGTAGCGGCGATTGGTGGGCAGGAGATTCCGCCCATTACCAACTCTGTCAAAGGGTTCGAAGAGGGTGCGAAGGCAGCTGTTCCTGATATTAACGTCCTGACGACCATGACGGGGTCCAGTGATGATGTTGCAAAAGCCAAGGAGACCGCGATCTCCCTCATCGAAAAGGGAGCAGACGTCGTCATGACCAATGCAAATCAGGCGGGAATGGGCGGTATTGATGCTGCCAAGCAGGAGGGTGTACTCGCGATCGGGTCCAATGAAGATTTAAACCCCGTTGCTCCGGACACCGTCATTACAAGTGTGATTCAAGATTATCCAACAGCGATGACGGCTGCGGTCAAATCCATTATGGAGAGAACGATGAAGGCAGAGCCGATGTCACTGGGTGTGAAAGAAGGCGCGGTATACATGAGTCCCTACCATGGGTTTGAGGAGAAAATGACGCCGGAAATCAAGGATCAGGTTCAGGCTACGATCGACGCCTTGAAGAGCGGTGAGATTTTGGTCCAAAACGAGTAG
- a CDS encoding PucR family transcriptional regulator: MKISDLLDIPMLASSRVTAGREGLYRAVYSVNMMDSPDIFEYLKPNELLLTTGYAIKDKPEILTQLVTRMAELGCAGLGIKTKRYLDHIPEEAKEAADRLQFPLLELSLDCALSEALHQLLARIMESRTEEMRYALESHRYFSDILLEGKSLQTILEELARLLSYPVLLVNRSLEPFATSSGFGTAYSSLLQNISNWLPSILHEARSPSIPLPPSSAVPFSYLLQYPIQTDQSQGYLLSFTNQYPVSTLSLLTLEQAANVISFDLLKRQAVKERSRRYKNDFFGDLVDGLISDKQDLIHRGRRYGLSEQRSYYCVVLKKDAPLRSRNSFSSYSPMLPNDSIGGRTASMKEDLYELVKGESKASDFSFILFSKNDAVVMLLPVHTLEEAALDEHQLPERLLASRLQQMIHSLWSQHEVSLSVGVSNTADELSQLPRAYQEALDALQTGQHSQQQRYVQFYHVKELSDLLRMLPQEDLQEFIKETFAHLLFLEDKERGELLKTLRSFLDNHCHIADTAKQLYLHRNTVIYRLDKCEQLTGRSLRLPANSLRFRAAFLMEELLN, from the coding sequence ATGAAAATATCCGATCTGCTCGACATTCCCATGCTCGCCAGCTCCCGGGTAACCGCCGGCCGCGAGGGACTTTACCGTGCTGTATACTCGGTCAATATGATGGACTCTCCCGACATCTTCGAATACTTAAAGCCTAATGAGCTCCTCCTTACTACCGGATATGCCATCAAAGACAAGCCTGAGATATTGACGCAGCTGGTCACGAGGATGGCTGAGCTGGGCTGTGCCGGACTTGGCATTAAGACAAAGCGGTATCTTGATCACATTCCTGAAGAAGCCAAGGAGGCCGCCGACCGTCTTCAATTTCCACTGCTGGAGCTGTCGCTCGACTGCGCTCTCTCCGAAGCGCTGCATCAGCTGCTGGCCCGCATTATGGAATCCCGAACAGAGGAGATGCGATATGCGCTTGAGAGCCATCGTTACTTTTCCGACATTCTTCTGGAAGGCAAAAGCCTCCAAACAATTCTGGAGGAGCTCGCAAGGCTCCTCTCCTATCCTGTACTGCTTGTAAACCGCAGCTTGGAGCCTTTCGCTACATCATCCGGATTTGGAACTGCCTATTCCTCGCTCCTGCAAAATATCTCGAACTGGCTGCCGTCGATACTGCATGAAGCCCGCTCTCCCAGCATTCCGCTGCCACCCAGCAGTGCTGTTCCTTTTTCCTATTTGCTCCAATATCCGATCCAGACGGATCAGTCCCAAGGATACCTGCTGTCCTTTACGAACCAGTATCCTGTCAGTACGCTCTCCTTGCTGACCCTCGAACAGGCAGCGAACGTGATCAGCTTCGATCTACTGAAGCGCCAGGCTGTCAAGGAACGCTCCCGCCGCTACAAGAACGACTTCTTCGGCGACCTTGTGGATGGACTGATCTCAGATAAGCAGGACCTGATTCACCGCGGGCGCAGATATGGACTCAGCGAGCAGCGCTCCTATTACTGTGTTGTGCTGAAGAAGGATGCACCTCTCCGCAGCCGCAATAGCTTCAGCTCCTATTCACCAATGCTGCCGAATGACTCCATCGGGGGGCGCACAGCTTCAATGAAGGAGGATCTGTATGAGCTCGTTAAAGGGGAATCCAAGGCAAGCGACTTCTCATTCATTCTTTTTTCCAAAAATGACGCCGTCGTCATGCTGCTTCCAGTGCATACCCTTGAGGAAGCTGCCCTTGACGAGCACCAGCTGCCTGAACGTCTTCTCGCGTCACGCCTGCAGCAGATGATTCATTCGCTCTGGTCCCAGCATGAAGTATCGCTGTCCGTCGGCGTCAGCAATACCGCAGATGAGCTGTCCCAACTGCCGCGAGCTTACCAGGAAGCACTTGATGCATTGCAGACGGGCCAGCACAGCCAGCAGCAGCGCTACGTGCAGTTCTATCATGTCAAGGAGTTATCTGACCTGTTGCGGATGCTTCCGCAGGAGGATCTGCAGGAGTTTATCAAAGAAACGTTCGCACACCTGCTCTTTCTGGAGGACAAGGAACGCGGAGAGCTATTGAAGACGCTGCGGAGTTTTTTAGATAATCACTGCCATATTGCCGATACGGCCAAGCAATTGTACCTTCACCGGAATACGGTGATTTACCGACTGGACAAATGTGAGCAGCTGACAGGCCGCTCCCTGCGCCTGCCTGCCAACAGCCTGCGCTTTCGAGCAGCGTTTTTAATGGAGGAGTTATTAAATTAA
- a CDS encoding amidohydrolase family protein has translation MISISTTLIYNGTILTMNVDNEVYSPGYVYIQHDQIVETGAWPMEEGSIRHLLEADRKIDAGGKAVIPGLINGHTHLFQTFLRGVSDDHPLSEWLRQVIWPGSLAMEAEDFYLAALIGCIENLKSGATYIMDHHYIHTYEENTENVLRAMVESGIRGHLARGGVDLSYEPRLREEEDVIFERTAALLDRWQGEGTGRIEIAMGPLNLYGCSRPFLERAARFSLDRNLITHIHVAETSDQIDNTLSRFGLRNLELVEAVGMLGPRTQVVHGIWLDDGELELLAKHQASIIHCPVSNMYLASGVARVPEMRKAGINVALGTDGPGSNNCQDNLEVLKFTACLHKVHHLDSTMLPPMEVLEMGTRGGAKAMGREKDLGSLEPGKKADIVIIDMQKAHIAPIHRYSSALVYNANGNDVHTVFVNGQIVVEAGRCTLVDEEEIIRRAQARVDRLREKLMNRYPAYSVRS, from the coding sequence GTGATCAGCATTAGTACAACGCTTATATATAACGGCACGATTCTTACGATGAATGTGGACAATGAAGTGTATTCTCCGGGCTATGTATACATCCAGCATGACCAGATTGTAGAGACAGGAGCATGGCCTATGGAGGAAGGGAGCATCCGTCATCTGCTGGAGGCAGATCGGAAAATAGATGCCGGGGGCAAAGCGGTCATTCCTGGTCTGATTAACGGACACACGCATCTATTTCAGACCTTTCTTCGCGGCGTGTCAGATGACCATCCCTTGTCCGAGTGGCTGCGGCAGGTGATATGGCCGGGATCGCTTGCCATGGAAGCCGAGGATTTTTATTTGGCTGCACTGATTGGATGTATTGAAAATTTAAAGTCAGGCGCTACATACATCATGGATCACCATTACATCCATACCTACGAGGAGAACACGGAGAATGTACTCCGGGCCATGGTGGAATCAGGGATCCGCGGGCATCTGGCTCGCGGGGGAGTGGATCTGAGCTACGAGCCGAGGCTGAGAGAAGAAGAGGACGTCATCTTCGAGCGTACAGCAGCGCTGCTCGACCGCTGGCAGGGGGAAGGAACAGGACGTATCGAGATTGCTATGGGTCCATTAAATCTGTACGGATGCTCCAGACCATTCCTTGAACGGGCGGCCAGATTCAGCTTGGACCGGAACTTGATCACGCATATTCATGTCGCCGAAACGAGCGATCAGATTGACAATACGCTGTCCCGGTTTGGACTTCGGAATCTGGAGCTGGTCGAAGCGGTCGGCATGCTCGGTCCAAGGACTCAGGTGGTGCACGGAATATGGCTCGATGATGGCGAGCTTGAACTCCTTGCTAAGCACCAGGCATCCATTATTCATTGTCCAGTATCAAATATGTATCTTGCCTCCGGCGTTGCAAGGGTGCCTGAAATGCGAAAGGCAGGCATTAATGTTGCGCTGGGTACGGATGGACCGGGCAGTAACAACTGTCAGGATAATCTTGAAGTGCTGAAGTTCACGGCATGTCTGCATAAAGTGCATCATCTGGATTCCACAATGCTCCCTCCAATGGAGGTGCTCGAAATGGGTACACGCGGCGGAGCCAAGGCGATGGGCAGAGAGAAGGATTTGGGCTCGCTAGAGCCTGGGAAGAAGGCGGATATCGTCATTATTGATATGCAAAAAGCCCATATTGCACCGATTCACCGTTATTCCTCTGCACTTGTTTACAACGCCAATGGGAACGATGTACATACGGTGTTTGTGAATGGACAGATTGTTGTGGAAGCCGGACGCTGTACGCTCGTTGATGAGGAGGAGATCATCAGGCGGGCACAAGCAAGGGTGGATCGGCTAAGGGAGAAGCTGATGAACCGTTATCCTGCTTATAGTGTTCGCAGCTAA
- a CDS encoding serine hydrolase: MSIFSTYVHKKSMFNRILSAILVTSALLSPSVGISPVQAASAAAATTKPASITVDSESVTWEYAPFVEKGTTYAPLRQAAAALGGQVKWNQAKQTVEIYNHGDTITHRAGTNVIQINDDRLMLPAPSKNMSGTLMIPLRTLSDAMKAGLQLTNTSSQMIITLQSDSSTIMSSDSAAIDQYLKETKYSGIALVASNGDIQLRKGYGLSDINSLVRPDQKSRIASITKGFTAAAIMQQVQQGNISLEDPVSKYVSGIDRGNEITIHMLLSHTSGLPSNFTREEGITMEDTLAEIRTKKLMAEPGAEYRYSNNGYILLAAILERVSGKEYGAYLQEQFFKPIGMKNTGTATPSTKTMKGYTDQKGTWAEASYYVSQSGTGTLYSTVDDLLKWDQALRGNKVLSEEIQETMYTPYSDRNYGYGWMVSETDEGMVVFHNGSGTGYSTGISRNLDNGITIILLGNHAGMDMTGMLNHIQEMALKL, encoded by the coding sequence ATGTCTATATTCAGCACATATGTTCATAAGAAATCGATGTTTAATCGAATTTTATCAGCCATACTTGTTACCTCTGCATTACTATCACCGTCAGTAGGCATATCGCCGGTTCAGGCTGCTTCCGCAGCTGCCGCCACGACCAAGCCGGCTTCCATTACAGTCGACAGCGAGTCTGTCACGTGGGAATACGCCCCTTTTGTTGAGAAGGGAACGACCTATGCTCCCCTTAGACAGGCGGCCGCTGCTCTCGGCGGGCAAGTGAAATGGAACCAAGCCAAACAAACGGTGGAAATTTATAATCATGGCGATACCATTACACACCGTGCGGGAACCAACGTCATTCAAATCAATGACGATCGGCTCATGCTCCCTGCTCCATCGAAGAATATGAGCGGCACACTTATGATTCCGCTGCGTACCCTCTCGGATGCGATGAAAGCAGGGCTGCAGTTAACGAATACCTCTTCCCAGATGATCATCACCCTGCAATCAGATTCGTCGACGATCATGAGTAGTGATTCAGCTGCAATCGATCAGTATCTTAAGGAGACCAAATACTCAGGCATAGCGCTTGTGGCGAGTAATGGAGACATTCAATTGAGAAAAGGCTACGGATTATCGGATATCAATTCCCTTGTTCGCCCGGATCAAAAATCACGCATTGCCTCCATCACCAAAGGCTTTACAGCCGCAGCCATCATGCAGCAGGTTCAGCAGGGAAATATTTCGCTTGAAGACCCTGTTTCCAAATACGTATCCGGCATTGACCGCGGTAATGAGATTACCATTCATATGCTGCTCTCACATACTTCCGGGCTTCCTTCCAATTTTACGCGTGAGGAAGGGATTACTATGGAGGATACACTTGCGGAGATTCGTACGAAGAAGCTGATGGCAGAACCGGGTGCTGAATACCGTTACAGCAATAACGGATACATTTTACTTGCTGCTATATTGGAGCGTGTGTCGGGCAAAGAGTACGGCGCATATCTTCAAGAGCAATTCTTTAAGCCGATTGGCATGAAGAATACAGGTACGGCAACCCCTTCTACCAAAACAATGAAAGGCTATACGGATCAGAAGGGTACATGGGCCGAGGCCAGCTATTATGTTTCCCAATCCGGAACCGGTACACTGTATTCTACAGTTGATGATCTGCTGAAATGGGATCAGGCTCTACGGGGTAACAAAGTGCTGTCCGAGGAAATTCAAGAGACCATGTACACGCCTTACTCTGATCGAAACTATGGATACGGCTGGATGGTCAGTGAAACAGATGAAGGCATGGTCGTATTCCATAACGGCAGTGGTACAGGCTACTCTACAGGTATTTCGCGTAATCTGGATAACGGCATAACGATCATCCTGCTCGGCAACCATGCCGGAATGGATATGACAGGCATGCTCAATCATATACAGGAGATGGCACTCAAGCTATAG
- a CDS encoding ABC transporter ATP-binding protein: MQSYTSESIEPSSAGPKYSALIRGRDDYILETRGLTKRFGSFTANDRLDLRIKYGEIHAILGENGAGKSTLMNMLSGLLHPDEGELLFKGKRVHFDSPRQAMEIGIGMVHQHFMLIPALTVAENVVLGLKEGRSPWFHFRRACAEIQKISDAYGLDVDPAKRVSELSVGQQQRVEIVKTLYRGAEFIIMDEPTAVLTPPEVKDLFVVLRSLKEQGKTIVFISHKLQEVEAVCDQVTVLRAGQMEGSMAMKETTPAELAKLMVGREVTVLKHSPYTRSQRCLLEVQDLSVVRSQVPVLSDIKLTVREGEIVGIAGVDGNGQRELSEALMGLTELSSGEIKLDGRPVKRLHPRYMTEQGVGYIPEDRHKEGLMLPMSIGENLIAKQYRSSIFSKFGMLRKGAIRKTAEQAVQEFDIRTPSSERAAGQLSGGNQQKVILARELMLNPKLLIAMQPTRGMDVGAAEYVHKRLLAERDRGVGILLISTELEEVMSLSDRIAVLFKGRIVDMVSREEATRERIGRSMAGMMD, translated from the coding sequence ATGCAGTCATACACTTCTGAGTCTATAGAACCGTCTTCGGCTGGACCGAAATATTCAGCCCTCATCAGAGGGCGTGATGATTATATTTTGGAAACCAGAGGACTCACCAAGCGGTTCGGATCGTTCACAGCCAATGATCGTCTTGATCTCCGCATCAAGTATGGCGAAATCCATGCCATTCTGGGTGAGAACGGTGCAGGGAAGAGCACGCTGATGAATATGCTGTCAGGCCTTCTTCATCCCGATGAGGGAGAGCTTCTGTTTAAAGGTAAGCGAGTCCATTTTGATTCACCAAGGCAGGCGATGGAGATCGGAATCGGTATGGTCCACCAGCATTTTATGCTGATACCGGCATTGACCGTGGCAGAGAATGTGGTGCTTGGGCTTAAGGAAGGCCGGAGTCCCTGGTTTCATTTTCGCAGAGCTTGTGCAGAGATTCAGAAGATCTCAGATGCCTACGGTCTTGATGTAGACCCCGCGAAGCGGGTCAGTGAATTATCTGTCGGTCAGCAGCAGCGTGTTGAAATTGTGAAGACGTTATACCGCGGCGCAGAATTCATCATTATGGACGAACCCACTGCCGTACTTACTCCACCAGAGGTCAAGGATTTGTTCGTTGTTCTGAGGTCACTGAAGGAGCAAGGGAAAACGATCGTCTTTATAAGCCATAAGCTGCAGGAGGTGGAGGCGGTCTGTGATCAGGTGACAGTGCTGCGTGCCGGACAAATGGAAGGCTCTATGGCCATGAAGGAAACGACCCCTGCGGAGCTGGCAAAGCTCATGGTTGGAAGAGAGGTCACAGTACTGAAGCATAGTCCTTATACCCGTAGCCAGCGCTGCTTGCTTGAGGTGCAGGATCTTTCGGTGGTGCGGAGCCAGGTACCCGTGTTATCTGACATCAAACTCACTGTACGGGAAGGGGAGATTGTCGGCATAGCTGGTGTAGACGGCAACGGCCAGCGTGAGCTGAGTGAGGCACTCATGGGTCTAACGGAACTGTCAAGTGGAGAGATCAAGCTTGACGGCAGGCCTGTAAAGCGTCTGCATCCCCGATACATGACCGAGCAAGGTGTAGGTTACATTCCCGAGGATCGGCACAAGGAAGGGCTCATGCTGCCCATGAGCATTGGGGAGAATCTAATTGCGAAGCAGTACAGGTCATCCATCTTCAGCAAATTCGGCATGCTGCGCAAGGGAGCGATAAGGAAGACCGCTGAGCAAGCCGTGCAGGAGTTTGATATCAGAACCCCCTCAAGCGAGCGTGCGGCCGGTCAGCTGTCAGGAGGCAATCAGCAAAAAGTCATTCTGGCCAGAGAGCTGATGCTGAATCCGAAGCTGCTCATTGCGATGCAGCCGACCCGCGGAATGGATGTAGGAGCAGCGGAATATGTACATAAGCGGCTTCTGGCGGAGAGAGATCGGGGAGTTGGCATTCTGCTCATCTCCACAGAGCTTGAAGAGGTGATGTCACTCTCAGACCGGATCGCTGTTCTGTTCAAAGGCCGGATTGTGGACATGGTGAGCAGGGAAGAGGCAACGCGAGAACGAATCGGCCGTAGCATGGCCGGGATGATGGATTAA
- a CDS encoding ABC transporter permease, translating to MTQRRWVTRIVEWGMEVIFYAFAILLALVAGGLVMAAASVSPLEAYGLIWQGAAGSVNSIKETLVKATPLLFAGLSYSFAYRSGLFNIGAEGQIYVGALTGAMAALLMPAGTPFLLHLPLSLLCGCLGGAIWGSIAGLLKVGRGASEIINTIMLNYIAIYLISYMVTGPLKDPNGSMPQSAPLPDSSVLPTLLGSRLHYGFIIAIVVAILMYFLLHRTTWGYEIRSTGLNGQAAKVMGMPVRRNMVMVMLVSGGLAGLGGYIEIAGVQHRLLQNFSPGYGYEGIAVALLGNTHPLGNMVSALLFGGMKSGANAMQRVTGASTSLVLVIQALMIIIVVCNRYWFGKYKRQITKWILHKLEGAHAGAHPGKVSLSKAGGGKNG from the coding sequence ATGACACAGCGAAGGTGGGTGACCAGAATCGTAGAGTGGGGGATGGAGGTTATCTTCTATGCATTTGCCATTCTGCTGGCTCTGGTTGCAGGCGGGCTCGTGATGGCTGCGGCGAGCGTATCACCGCTCGAAGCATACGGGCTGATCTGGCAGGGAGCAGCGGGCAGTGTGAACAGTATCAAAGAGACCCTGGTAAAAGCAACCCCGCTCTTATTTGCGGGCCTAAGCTACAGCTTTGCTTATCGAAGCGGGCTGTTCAATATTGGAGCAGAGGGTCAGATCTACGTCGGAGCCCTTACAGGGGCGATGGCTGCCCTGCTTATGCCGGCTGGTACTCCGTTTCTCTTGCATTTGCCGCTCTCTCTCTTGTGCGGCTGTCTTGGCGGAGCAATCTGGGGCAGCATTGCCGGACTGCTCAAGGTAGGCCGGGGAGCAAGCGAGATCATTAATACCATTATGCTGAATTATATTGCGATCTATTTGATCAGCTATATGGTCACAGGCCCGTTGAAGGACCCGAATGGGAGCATGCCTCAATCGGCACCCCTTCCAGACAGCTCGGTTCTGCCGACATTGCTCGGGTCCAGGCTGCATTATGGTTTTATCATTGCCATTGTCGTTGCCATTCTTATGTACTTCCTGCTCCACAGGACGACTTGGGGCTATGAGATTCGCTCCACAGGACTTAATGGACAGGCGGCCAAAGTCATGGGGATGCCGGTGAGAAGGAACATGGTCATGGTGATGCTCGTCAGCGGTGGCCTCGCCGGGCTCGGCGGATACATCGAAATTGCCGGTGTTCAGCACAGGCTATTGCAAAATTTTTCCCCAGGCTATGGCTATGAAGGAATTGCGGTCGCACTGCTTGGAAATACGCACCCGCTCGGCAATATGGTATCGGCACTATTGTTCGGAGGGATGAAGAGCGGAGCGAATGCAATGCAGCGAGTGACCGGTGCTTCAACCTCGCTCGTGCTCGTCATTCAGGCACTGATGATCATCATCGTGGTGTGCAACAGATATTGGTTCGGCAAATACAAACGTCAAATTACTAAATGGATACTGCACAAACTCGAAGGTGCGCATGCTGGAGCTCATCCGGGCAAGGTGTCTCTGTCCAAGGCAGGAGGCGGAAAAAATGGGTGA